A stretch of the Medicago truncatula cultivar Jemalong A17 chromosome 5, MtrunA17r5.0-ANR, whole genome shotgun sequence genome encodes the following:
- the LOC11412143 gene encoding tubby-like F-box protein 5 has product MSLRSIVRELKEMRDGIGNTSRRGVASRHSQRRTKSHIVPDITLTSLEPIQQGQWANIPSELLLDIIRRVEETETSWPARAVVVSCASVCKSWRAVTQEIVQTPEECGRLTFPISLKQPGPRDSPIQCFIRRDRETSAYLLYYGLVPSENETDKLLLAAKKIRRATGTDFIISLVADDFSRSSNAYVGKLRSNFLGTKFTIYDSQPPHGAGVQPNSRSSRRFHPRQVSPRVPACNYIVSTVAYELNVLRTRGPRRMNCIMNSIPVSAVQEGGNAPTPTSFPQITDDHFCSVSAQEQKGKDPIGDLSNSTLTELSVQSQGPFESLVLKNKSPRWHEQLQCWCLNFKGRVTVASVKNFQLVAAVEPSHNVPPAEQEKVILQFGKIGKDIFTMDYRYPLSAFQAFAICLSSFDTKPACE; this is encoded by the exons ATGTCGTTGAGAAGCATTGTACGGGAACTCAAGGAGATGAGGGATGGGATTGGTAATACGTCGAGGAGAGGTGTGGCAAGTAGGCATTCACAGCGTCGGACAAAGTCGCATATTGTTCCTGATATCACTCTAACATCACTTGAACCTATTCAGCAGGGACAATGGGCTAATATACCATCTGAATTGCTACTTGATATAATTCGAAGGGTAGAAGAGACCGAGACTTCTTGGCCTGCACGTGCTGTTGTCGTTTCTTGTGCTTCTGTGTGTAAATCATGGAGGGCCGTTACACAAGAGATTGTTCAGACTCCCGAAGAGTGTGGAAGGTTGACGTTTCCTATTTCGTTAAAGCAG CCGGGTCCTCGTGATTCTCCGATACAGTGCTTCATCAGGAGGGACAGAGAAACTTCTGCGTATCTATTGTACTATGGACTGGTGCCAT CTGAAAATGAGACTGATAAGCTGTTATTAGCTGCCAAAAAGATAAGGAGGGCAACCGGCACTGACTTCATCATATCTTTGGTTGCTGATGATTTTTCTCGTTCCAGCAATGCGTATGTTGGAAAACTCAG GTCCAACTTTTTGGGAACTAAGTTCACCATATATGACAGCCAACCTCCACACGGAGCTGGAGTTCAACCAAATAGCCGGTCCAGTAGGAGATTTCATCCTAGGCAGGTGTCTCCGAGAGTTCCAGCATGTAACTACATTGTTAGCACCGTTGCCTATGAGCTGAATGTTCTCCGCACTAGAGGGCCGAGAAGAATGAATTGCATCATGAATTCTATACCTGTCTCAGCTGTTCAGGAAGGGGGGAATGCTCCAACTCCTACATCTTTTCCTCAAATTACTGATGATCATTTTTGTTCTGTGTCAGCACAAGAACAAAAAGGTAAAGATCCAATTGGAGATTTAAGCAATTCAACCCTCACAGAGTTGTCGGTACAGAGCCAAGGGCCATTTGAGTCTCTGGTACTCAAAAACAAGTCTCCCAGATGGCATGAACAGCTGCAATGCTGGTGCCTAAATTTCAAGGGCCGCGTTACAGTGGCTTCAGTTAAGAACTTTCAACTTGTGGCTGCTGTTGAGCCATCTCATAATGTTCCTCCTGCAGAGCAAGAGAAGGTTATCTTGCAGTTTGGAAAGATTGGAAAAGATATATTTACTATGGATTACCGTTATCCACTCTCTGCCTTCCAAGCCTTTGCGATATGCTTGAGCAGCTTTGATACAAAACCAGCATGTGAATGA
- the LOC11412332 gene encoding laccase-11: MAYHMMSFQSHISLLIVLFGFLGLISFPVEAAIKKYQFDIQMKNVSRLCHAKPIVTVNGRYPGPTIYATEGDRVQINVTNHVKYNISIHWHGLKQYRNGWADGPAYITQCPIQTGGSYTYDFNVTGQRGTLWWHAHILWLRATVYGAIVIMPKPGTPFPFPQPAREFEIVLGEWWHKDVEEIVNQGNQMGLPPNMSDAHTINGKPGPLFPCSEKHTYAMEVEKGKTYLLRIINAALNDELFFSLAGHNMTVVEVDAVYTKPFTTQSILIGPGQTTNVLVKANKIPSRYFIATRTFMDAPLSVDNKTATAIFQYKGIPNTIIPSFPTTLPNANDTNFALNYSKKIRSLNSAKYPANVPLKVDRNLFYTIGLGVNSCPTCINGTRLVASLNNVTFVMPKTALLQAHHFDIKGVFRTDFPDKPLAPFNYTGAPLTANLGTKTGTRVSKIAFNSTVELVLQDTNLLTVESHPFHLHGYNFFVVGTGIGNFDPAKDPAKYNLVDPMERNTVGVPTGGWTAIRFTANNPGVWFMHCHLELHTGWGLKTAFVVEDGPGKDQSVLPPPKDLPKC; this comes from the exons ATGGCTTATCATATGATGAGCTTCCAAAGTCACATATCTTTGTTAATAGTTCTTTTTGGTTTTCTTGGCTTGATCTCTTTTCCTGTTGAAGCAGCAATAAAGAAATACCAATTTGAT ATTCAAATGAAGAATGTGAGTAGGCTATGCCATGCAAAACCAATTGTAACAGTAAATGGGAGGTATCCAGGGCCAACAATTTATGCTACAGAAGGAGATAGAGTACAAATCAATGTCACCAACCATGTAAAATATAACATATCAATTCACTG GCATGGACTTAAACAGTATCGCAATGGTTGGGCTGATGGACCAGCTTATATTACTCAATGTCCAATTCAAACTGGTGGAAGCTACACATATGACTTCAATGTGACAGGACAAAGAGGAACTTTGTGGTGGCATGCTCATATTCTTTGGTTAAGGGCTACTGTTTATGGTGCAATTGTTATCATGCCTAAACCAGGAACCCCTTTTCCTTTTCCACAACCAGCTAGAGAATTTGAAATTGTGCTAG GAGAATGGTGGCACAAAGATGTGGAAGAGATAGTAAACCAAGGGAACCAAATGGGGTTGCCACCAAATATGTCGGATGCACATACGATCAATGGGAAGCCAGGACCACTCTTTCCTTGTTCCGAGAAAC ATACATATGCAATGGAGGTTGAGAAGGGCAAGACATATCTGCTAAGAATCATCAATGCAGCCCTTAATGATGAGCTTTTCTTTTCCCTTGCTGGTCACAACATGACAGTAGTTGAAGTTGATGCAGTTTACACAAAACCATTCACAACACAATCCATTCTAATTGGTCCTGGTCAAACCACAAATGTTCTAGTCAAAGCAAACAAAATTCCAAGCAGATACTTCATTGCTACAAGAACTTTCATGGATGCACCACTCTCAGTTGATAACAAAACCGCTACGGCTATATTCCAATACAAAGGAATTCCAAACACTATCATCCCTTCATTTCCTACAACACTTCCTAATGCAAATGACACAAACTTTGCTTTGAATTAtagcaaaaaaataagaagTTTAAACTCTGCTAAATACCCTGCTAATGTTCCTCTCAAAGTTGATAGAAACCTCTTTTACACTATTGGTTTAGGCGTGAACTCTTGTCCTACATGCATCAATGGAACACGTTTAGTTGCATCCCTTAACAATGTAACTTTTGTCATGCCGAAAACCGCGCTTCTTCAAGCTCATCACTTTGATATCAAGGGTGTTTTTAGAACTGATTTTCCAGATAAGCCTTTGGCTCCTTTTAACTATACTGGCGCACCGTTGACCGCCAATCTCGGTACTAAGACGGGAACAAGAGTTAGCAAGATCGCCTTTAATTCTACGGTTGAGCTGGTTTTGCAAGATACTAATCTTCTCACAGTTGAATCACATCCATTTCATCTTCATGGTTAtaacttttttgttgttggaacTGGAATTGGCAATTTTGATCCAGCTAAAGACCCTGCTAAATATAATTTGGTTGATCCTATGGAGAGGAACACCGTTGGCGTTCCAACTGGTGGTTGGACCGCAATTCGATTCACGGCTAATAATCCAG GTGTATGGTTCATGCATTGTCATTTAGAGTTGCATACTGGTTGGGGATTGAAAACGGCTTTCGTTGTGGAAGACGGGCCAGGAAAAGATCAATCAGTTCTACCACCACCAAAGGACCTTCCAAAATGCTAG
- the LOC11407541 gene encoding laccase-11: MQQTDRSFHLLNTSIQTHTHTHTYIYVHHNVSVLTRFKISKKKLNIKQNIMASLGSFMSVLNFLLFLFVGLISSSEAAIKKYQFDIQVKNVSRLCHAKPIVTVNGRFPGPTIYAREGDQVFVNVTNHAQYNMSIHWHGLKQYRNGWADGPAYITQCPIQTGNSYTYEFNVTGQRGTLWWHAHIFWLRATVYGAIVIMPKLGTPFPFPQPAREFEIVLGEWWNNDVEEIEKQGNKLGLPPNMSDAHTINGKPGPLFPCSEKHTFAMEVEQGKTYLMRIVNAALNDELFFAIAGHNMTVVEVDAVYTKPFTTQAILIAPGQTTNVLVHANQVAGRYFVATKAFMDAPIQVDNKTATAILQYKDIPNTVQPILPQLPASNDTGFALSYNKKLRSLNSAKYPANVPLKVDRNLFYTIGLGKNSCPTCLNGTRFLASINNVSFVMPQIALLQAHYFNIKGVFRADFPDRPPTPFNYTGAPLTANLASLTDTRVNKIAFNSTVELVLQDTNLLTVESHPFHLHGYNFFVVGTGIGNFDPAKDPAKYNLVDPIERNTIGVPTGGWTAIRFQADNPGVWFMHCHLELHTGWGLKTAFLVENGPNQGQSVLPPPKDLPSC; this comes from the exons ATGCAACAAACTGATAGATCATTTCACCTTCTCAATACAAGTattcaaacacacacacacacacacacgtatATATATGTGCACCACAATGTATCTGTACTCACAAGATTCAAAATAAGTAAAAAGAAGTTAAACATCAAGCAGAACATAATGGCAAGCTTGGGAAGTTTCATGTCTGTATTAAACTTTCTCTTATTTCTCTTTGTTGGTTTAATCTCTTCATCTGAAGCTGCCATAAAGAAATACCAGTTTGAT ATTCAAGTGAAGAATGTGAGTAGACTGTGCCATGCAAAACCCATTGTAACTGTAAATGGGAGGTTTCCAGGGCCAACTATCTATGCTAGGGAAGGAGATCAAGTGTTTGTCAACGTTACCAACCATGCACAATACAACATGTCGATTCATTG GCATGGACTTAAACAATATCGTAATGGTTGGGCGGATGGACCGGCTTACATCACACAGTGTCCGATACAGACCGGAAACAGCTATACTTACGAATTCAACGTTACTGGGCAAAGAGGAACACTATGGTGGCATGCACACATTTTCTGGCTTAGGGCCACTGTCTACGGGGCAATAGTAATTATGCCTAAACTTGGAACACCATTTCCTTTCCCACAGCCAGCTAGAGAATTCGAAATTGTCTTAG GTGAATGGTGGAACAATGATGTGGAAGAGATTGAAAAGCAAGGGAACAAATTGGGGTTGCCACCAAATATGTCAGATGCACATACGATCAATGGAAAACCAGGACCACTATTTCCTTGTTCTGAGAAGC ACACATTTGCAATGGAGGTAGAACAAGGGAAGACATACCTCATGAGAATCGTCAACGCTGCCCTCAACGATGAGCTTTTCTTTGCCATTGCGGGTCACAACATGACAGTAGTGGAGGTTGATGCTGTTTATACAAAACCATTCACCACTCAGGCTATACTAATTGCTCCTGGTCAAACCACAAACGTTCTGGTTCATGCCAATCAAGTTGCTGGTAGGTACTTTGTGGCCACCAAGGCTTTTATGGATGCCCCAATTCAAGTTGACAACAAAACTGCTACAGCTATACTTCAATACAAAGACATCCCAAACACTGTCCAACCCATCCTTCCACAGTTGCCAGCTAGCAATGACACAGGTTTTGCTTTGAGTTACAACAAAAAGCTCAGAAGCTTGAACTCTGCTAAGTACCCTGCTAATGTTCCTCTCAAAGTTGATAGAAACCTCTTTTACACTATTGGTTTAGGCAAGAATTCTTGCCCCACATGCCTCAATGGAACCAGGTTTCTTGCTTCCATAAACAATGTATCTTTTGTGATGCCTCAAATTGCGCTTCTCCAAGCTCACTACTTCAACATCAAGGGTGTTTTCAGAGCTGATTTTCCTGACCGCCCACCAACTCCTTTCAACTATACCGGTGCGCCATTAACCGCCAACCTTGCCTCTTTGACAGACACAAGAGTAAACAAGATTGCCTTCAATTCTACTGTTGAGCTAGTTTTGCAGGATACTAATCTCCTCACAGTTGAATCACATCCATTTCATCTTCATGGATATAACTTTTTCGTTGTCGGAACTGGTATCGGTAATTTTGATCCTGCTAAAGACCCTGCCAAATACAACTTGGTAGATCCTATTGAAAGGAACACAATTGGGGTTCCTACAGGTGGTTGGACCGCAATTCGCTTCCAAGCAGATAATCCAG GTGTTTGGTTCATGCATTGTCATTTGGAGTTGCACACTGGTTGGGGGTTGAAAACAGCTTTCCTTGTTGAAAATGGACCAAACCAAGGTCAATCGGTTCTGCCACCACCAAAGGACCTTCCTTCATGCTAG
- the LOC11407542 gene encoding ultraviolet-B receptor UVR8 yields MWRSQRLFRKLKLESVVIQRRWMSTVMSFGDGTHGALGLPTTTVGIGTHAYEPTPIPSLPSDILTVHAGHYHSLATTSQGHLWAWGRNNEAQLGRGLSSRETWNEPRRVEGLEHVNVCGAFASGVVSCCVGDDGSVWVWGMSKRGQLGLGKHVTEAVVPSRVEALSRQNVVKVSFGWGHALALTVDGKLFGWGYYADGRIGNMGNDHLESSTLDSSSSAFSNNTQITSSDLEVAEKKVLQGMAEETNMPIIWEPRLVEELRGIQVVDIACGLDHSLVLCRDGALLSSGSNVYGQLGRAREDLGFFPVDIKFTPVSVAAGLGHSLAICQLDESDSNVTLGTTDIASWGWNQSSQLGRAGPAYLPALIDALAGENPVSVSAGRAHSVALTSKGEMWVWGSGKNGRLGLSSSVDEDEPFYLDSLEGFQILQVVSGFDHNLVLVAG; encoded by the exons ATGTGGCGATCACAGAGATTATTTCGGAAGCTGAAGCTAGAAAGTGTTGTTATTCAGCGTCGATGGATGAGCACGGTGATGAGTTTCGGCGACGGAACCCACGGAGCACTCGGTTTACCAACAACCACCGTCGGTATAGGAACACATGCATACGAACCAACACCAATTCCATCTCTTCCTTCCGACATTCTCACCGTCCACGCCGGTCACTACCACTCCCTCGCAACCACTTCCCAAGGTCATCTTTGGGCTTGGGGTAGAAACAACGAAGCCCAGCTGGGCCGTGGGCTTTCCTCTAGAGAAACTTGGAATGAGCCTAGAAGAGTGGAGGGGTTGGAACATGTGAATGTTTGTGGTGCTTTTGCTTCCGGTGTTGTTTCGTGTTGTGTTGGTGATGATGGGTCTGTTTGGGTTTGGGGGATGTCCAAAAGGGGACAGCTTGGACTTGGAAAACATGTTACTGAAGCTGTTGTGCCTTCTAGAGTTGAAGCACTTTCTCGACAAAACGTAGTTAAG GTCTCGTTTGGTTGGGGACACGCTCTTGCATTAACTGTGGATGGCAAGTTGTTTGGGTGGGGCTATTATGCAGATGGAAGGATAGGGAATATGGGGAATGATCACTTGGAGTCATCTACATTAGATTCCAGTTCAAGTGCATTTTCAAACAACACACAAATCACGAGTTCAGACCTGGAAGTTGCTGAAAAGAAAGTCTTACAAGGAATGGCGGAGGAGACTAACATGCCAATAATATGGGAACCTCGCTTGGTGGAAGAACTGCGTGGCATTCAAGTTGTGGACATTGCATGTGGCCTTGATCACTCTTTAGTTCTTTGCC GTGATGGTGCCCTCTTGAGTTCTGGAAGTAACGTGTATGGCCAATTGGGGCGAGCTAGAGAAGATTTGGGATTTTTTCCTGTGGACATAAAGTTCACTCCTGTTTCCGTAGCAGCGGGGCTTGGCCACTCTTTGGCAATATGCCAACTTGATGAATCAGATAGTAATGTCACTTTGGGGACTACAGATATTGCTTCATGGGGGTGGAACCAGAGTTCTCAGCTAGGACGGGCAGGGCCTGCCTATCTTCCTGCCTTGATTGATGCGTTGGCTGGGGAAAATCCGGTTTCAGTTTCAGCAGGGCGTGCACATTCGGTTGCTCTCACATCAAAAGGAGAAATGTGGGTCTGGGGATCTGGTAAAAATGGTAGACTTGGACTGTCAAGTTCTGTTGATGAAGATGAGCCGTTTTACCTGGATTCCTTAGAAGGTTTTCAAATTTTGCAGGTGGTGTCTGGGTTTGATCACAATCTGGTTCTTGTTGCTGGCTGA
- the LOC11406522 gene encoding putative glucose-6-phosphate 1-epimerase, with protein MAMTSMALCGVNTVTFQNRARYNSGIAFASLGNKEKTTLGVKVTEGEGNLPKLVLTSPAGSEAEIYLFGGCITSWKVPNGKDLLFVRPDAVFNKKKPISGGIPHCFPQFGPGAIQQHGFARNLDWTVGDSENVEGNPVVTLELKDDTYSRAMWDFSFHALYKVTLNAKSLSTELKVKNTDNKAFSFNTALHTYFRASVSGASVKGLKGCKTLNKHPDPNNPIEGSEERDVVTFPGFVDCVYLNASDELQLDNGLGDIISIKNTNWSDAVLWNPHLQMEACYKDFVCVENAKIGNVQLEPKQTWTAVQHLTIA; from the exons ATGGCGATGACTTCAATGGCATTATGTGGTGTCAACACGGTCACCTTCCAGAACCGTGCCCGATACAATAG TGGAATTGCATTTGCAAGTTTgggaaacaaagaaaaaactactTTGGGAGTAAAAGTTACCGAAGGTGAAGGAAATTTACCTAAACTCGTTCTCACTTCTCCAGCTGGTAGTGAGGCTGAGATATATTTGTTTGGTGGTTGCATTACTTCTTGGAAAGTTCCCAATGGCAAAGACCTTCTTTTTGTTCGTCCGGACGCCGTTTTTAATAAGAAGAAACCAATAAG TGGAGGTATCCCACATTGCTTTCCACAGTTTGGTCCTGGTGCAATTCAGCAG CATGGGTTTGCAAGGAATTTGGATTGGACTGTTGGTGATTCTGAGAATGTCGAGGGAAATCCTGTTGTAACTCTGGAACTGAAGGATGATACGTATAGTCGTGCTATGTGGGATTTCAGCTTTCATGCTTTATATAAG GTCACACTAAATGCTAAAAGTCTTTCGACTgagttaaaagttaaaaatactGACAATAAGGCATTCTCATTCAATACCGCTCTGCACACATACTTTCGG GCTTCTGTAAGTGGTGCATCAGTTAAGGGGTTAAAAGGTTGCAAAACTCTGAACAAACATCCAGATCCTAATAATCCAATTGAGGGTAGCGAAGAAAG GGATGTGGTCACTTTCCCAGGATTTGTAGATTGTGTTTATCTTAACGCTTCAGATGAGTTGCAGCTTGATAATGGCTTGGGTGATATAATATCTATCAAGAACACGAA CTGGTCAGATGCGGTGTTGTGGAATCCTCATCTTCAAATGGAAGCATGTTATAAAGATTTTGTTTGTGTTGAAAATGCTAAG ATTGGAAATGTCCAGCTAGAGCCAAAACAAACTTGGACAGCTGTGCAGCATCTTACCATTGCATGA
- the LOC11413651 gene encoding pentatricopeptide repeat-containing protein At5g66520 has translation MGTLQLLQLNVEQTMSLLERCSNIGELKQIHGQLLKKGTIRHKLTVSRLLTTYASMEFSNLTYARMVFDRISSPNTVMWNTMIRAYSNSNDPEEALLLYHQMLHHSIPHNAYTFPFLLKACSALSALAETHQIHVQIIKRGFGSEVYATNSLLRVYAISGSIKSAHVLFDLLPSRDIVSWNTMIDGYIKCGNVEMAYKIFQAMPEKNVISWTSMIVGFVRTGMHKEALCLLQQMLVAGIKPDKITLSCSLSACAGLGALEQGKWIHTYIGKNKIKIDPVLGCALIDMYVKCGEMKKALLVFSKLEKKCVYTWTAIIGGFAVHGKGSEALDWFTQMQKAGIKPTSFTFTAVLTACSHTGLVEEGKSLFESMSTFYNMKPVMEHYGCMVDLLGRAGFLKEAKEFVESMPIKPNAAIWGSLLNACHLHKHLELGKEIGKFLIELDPEHDGRYIHLASIHAAAGEWDEASQVRSHIKNKGLLNLPGCSTITLNGVAHEFFAGAEPHPHVREMYDMSNLIASR, from the coding sequence ATGGGGACTTTGCAGCTCCTCCAACTCAATGTGGAGCAGACCATGTCTTTATTGGAGAGATGTTCAAATATAGGTGAACTAAAGCAGATTCATGGTCAATTGTTGAAAAAAGGAACCATCAGACACAAGTTGACAGTAAGCAGGCTCTTAACTACATATGCATCAATGGAGTTTAGTAACTTAACATATGCACGTATGGTTTTTGATCGAATAAGTTCACCGAATACTGTCATGTGGAACACCATGATCAGGGCATATTCAAACAGTAATGACCCAGAAGAAGCATTGCTTTTGTATCATCAAATGCTTCATCATTCAATACCTCACAATGCTTATACTTTCCCTTTCCTTCTCAAAGCATGTTCTGCACTCTCAGCATTAGCAGAAACACATCAAATCCATGTTCAAATTATCAAAAGGGGTTTTGGTTCAGAGGTTTATGCCACAAACTCTCTCCTTCGTGTCTATGCAATTTCAGGCAGCATAAAATCTGCACACGTCCTATTCGATTTGCTTCCCTCACGAGATATtgtttcttggaatacaatgaTTGATGGATATATAAAATGTGGAAATGTAGAGATGGCCTACAAGATTTTTCAAGCTATGCCAGAGAAGAATGTCATCTCTTGGACAAGCATGATTGTTGGCTTTGTTAGGACAGGCATGCACAAAGAAGCTTTGTGTCTTCTACAGCAAATGCTGGTTGCCGGCATCAAACCTGATAAAATAACCCTAAGCTGCTCGCTTTCAGCATGTGCAGGTCTTGGTGCATTGGAGCAAGGCAAGTGGATTCACACCTACAttggtaaaaacaaaataaaaatagaccCAGTTTTGGGTTGTGCTCTTATAGACATGTATGTCAAATGTGGTGAAATGAAAAAAGCCTTACTAGTGTTCAGTAAGTTGGAGAAGAAATGTGTCTATACATGGACTGCAATAATCGGTGGCTTTGCAGTTCATGGAAAGGGAAGCGAAGCTTTAGATTGGTTCACCCAAATGCAGAAAGCAGGAATTAAGCCAACTTCGTTCACTTTCACTGCAGTTTTGACAGCATGTAGTCATACAGGGTTAGTTGAAGAAGGAAAGTCCCTGTTTGAGAGCATGAGTACTTTTTATAACATGAAACCTGTTATGGAACATTATGGATGCATGGTAGACCTTCTGGGTCGCGCAGGGTTCTTGAAAGAAGCAAAGGAGTTTGTAGAGTCCATGCCCATAAAACCAAATGCTGCAATATGGGGATCACTGCTCAATGCCTGCCACCTGCACAAACATCTTGAGCTTGGCAAAGAGATTGGCAAATTTCTGATTGAATTGGACCCTGAACATGATGGCCGGTATATTCATTTGGCAAGCATTCATGCTGCAGCTGGAGAATGGGATGAAGCGAGTCAAGTGAGAAGCCATATAAAAAATAAGGGTCTGCTAAATCTTCCAGGATGCAGTACCATCACCCTAAATGGTGTTGCCCACGAGTTCTTTGCTGGGGCTGAACCCCACCCACATGTCCGAGAAATGTATGACATGTCTAATCTTATTGCAAGTAGATGA